One region of Ptiloglossa arizonensis isolate GNS036 chromosome 8, iyPtiAriz1_principal, whole genome shotgun sequence genomic DNA includes:
- the LOC143150110 gene encoding uncharacterized protein LOC143150110: MSFHEFNPVTSRLKESTRPQPLYPVSPRPLKNIENPVMFYDSIKTKPVKTMLNRQAEYSTLSPRMATLYKKFQRDLTIPSYLLAGTRDVIIIRSLWVGTMASFAYSMCKLYEISKT, encoded by the exons ATGTCGTTTCACGAATTCAATCCAGTCACTTCTCGGTTAAAAGAATCTACGCGACCACAACCTCTTTATCCAGTA TCACCACGTCCATTGAAAAACATAGAAAATCCAGTCATGTTTTATGATTCAATTAAAACTAAACCAGTAAAAACAATGTTGAATCGCCAAGCAGAGTATTCTACGCTTAGTCCAAGAATGGCAACGCTCTATAAGAAATTCCAG cgTGATTTGACCATACCTTCTTATCTCTTAGCTGGTACGAGAGATGTGATAATCATTCGTTCTTTATGGGTAGGAACAATGGCCAGTTTTGCATATAGCATGTGTAAATTATATGAAATATCTAaaacataa
- the Dbp21e2 gene encoding putative ATP-dependent RNA helicase Dbp21E2, whose amino-acid sequence MQIGKRFVIESLDVTSKMLFRFYRLYYNSIESSFINPSRHYAKVVTKHRRKESKINENEAKSTKEMIPIIKCKRKSYNFYQNQSYRKNSPILLASKGWSNKKSRGDYFFIYPPDTETKDEADKADEQFGYDTFHDFNLDSSLCEHLQNLNVIEPLEVQKLGIPKILRGYNTVLAAETGCGKTLTYLLPLVHQILKWKNIKQREQNCPLGLIVTPTRELAVQIALELIKLSKHLGIQTKMITGGQTKEKMLNPSVEHVDVIVASFGVISKLNTVGIYDFTFVRFVVLDEADALFHEKFEEKLKVFMRRLSFGYYQENDKDGFPKTAQLILASATVPTHTKQILNSIISVDSLEYIKTEKLHKILVEQKFVRVGPSDKPTELLKYVKSKASKNEHVIVFCNTRKTSYWLYMFLNECGVKTTNLNGAMPESVRRGKYGEFLNGKTSVLSSTDAGSRGLDTVMVNHVLNYDFPLDTFTYIHRCGRTFRIGTTGKCRVTNFVTTPTEISLVQRIEYAARKLKPLPIINYKNTYEEDEEEEEEIEDSEYEYNEQIIEDMDSVNNIPY is encoded by the exons ATGCAAATTGGAAAACGCTTCGTTATTGAAAGCTTGGATGTCACGAGTAAAATGTTATTCCGATTTTATAGATTATATTACAACAGCATTGAATCCTCGTTTATAAACCCGTCAAGGcattat GCAAAAGTTGTGACTAAGCACCGACGAAAAGAatcaaaaataaatgaaaatgaagCAAAGAGTACAAAAGAAATGATACCAATaataaaatgcaaaagaaaatcttACAATTTTTACCAGAATCAAAGTTACAGAAAAAACAGTCCTATATTGCTTGCCAGCAAAGGATGGAGTAACAAAAAATCTAGAGGCGATTATTTCTTCATATATCCGCCTGATACG GAGACTAAGGATGAAGCAGACAAAGCAGACGAACAATTTGGTTATGATACATTTCATGATTTTAATTTGGACTCTTCTCTGTGCGAGCACTTGCAAAATTTGAATGTAATAGAGCCTTTAGAAGTTCAGAAATTAGGAATTCCAAAAATTCTGAGAGGCTATAATACAGTATTAGCAGCTGAAACAGGTTGTGGCAAAACATTAACTTATCTTTTGCCTTTAGTACATCAAAttttaaaatggaaaaatattaaacaaagggAACAGAACTGTCCACTAGGCTTAATTGTGACTCCCACTAGAGAATTGGCTGTACAAATTGCg TTAGAGTTAATAAAATTATCTAAGCATCTCGGTATCCAAACAAAAATGATCACTGGTGGACAAACAAAGGAAAAAATGCTGAATCCTTCAGTTGAACATGTGGATGTCATCGTTGCTAGTTTTGGAGTCATTAGCAAATTAAATACAGTTGGTATTTATGACTTCACCTTTGTGAGATTTGTAGTTTTAGATGAAGCAGATGCCTTATTTCATgaaaagtttgaagaaaagctCAAAGTTTTCATGAGAAGATTATCC TTTGGGTATTATCAAGAAAACGACAAGGATGGATTTCCTAAAACGGCTCAACTCATTTTAGCTTCTGCTACAGTCCCCACACAtacaaaacaaatattaaatagcATCATAAGT GTAGATTCATTGGAATATATAAAAACTGAGAAATTGCACAAAATATTGGTCGAGCAAAAGTTTGTAAGAGTGGGTCCAAGCGATAAACCAACAGAACTTTTGAAATATGTAAAATCCAAAGCATCAAAAAATGAGCATGTAATTGTATTTTGTAACACAAGGAAGACGTCCTATTGGCTCTATATGTTTTTAAACGAATGTGGTGTCAAAACTACAAATTTAAATGGTGCAATGCCAGAATCTGTACGACGAGGAAAGTACGGAGAATttttaaatggtaaaactagtGTACTATCATCGACAGATGCAGGCTCTAGAGGTTTAGATACAGTGATGGTCAATCATGTTTTAAATTATGATTTTCCACTGGACACGTTTACATACATTCACAG ATGTGGTAGAACCTTCAGAATAGGTACCACTGGTAAATGTAGAGTGACGAATTTCGTTACCACACCAACAGAAATCTCCCTTGTTCAAAGAATTGAATACGCAGCTAGGAAACTGAAACCTTTGCCcattattaattacaaaaacacatacgaggaggacgaggaggaggaagaggaaatAGAAGACTCTGAATATGAATATAACGAACAAATAATAGAAGACATGGACAGTGTAAATAATATTCCATActaa